From the Acidimicrobiales bacterium genome, the window AACCGTCAGGAGCGTGGGCGGCGAAACGGGCGGTCTCGGCCGGATCTCCCGCGGCATCTTTGAGCGCGACGATGTTGTCGACGGTGTGGGCGAGCTCTATGAGGGTGTCGGTCTCGATCTTGCGTCCGGTGCGCACCGGGATGTCGTAGAGGACCACCGGGAGGTCGGTGGCGCCGGCGACGGCGGTGAAGTGTGCGAGGAGGCCCTTCTGGGACGGGCGGTTGTAGTACGGCGTGACCGACAAGATGGCCTCTGCGCCGGCCTCACCCGCCCGCTTCGTGAGGTCGATGGCAGCACGGGTGTCGTTGGAACCCGCTCCTGCGATGACAGGCACGTCGACGGCGTCGACGACGGTGGCGATGAGGTCGGCCTGTTCGGCATGGGTGAGCGTCGGGGCCTCACCTGTCGTCCCGGCCACGACGAGACCGTCGCTGCCGTGCTCGACCAGCCACGCCGCGAGTTCCGCGGCCCCGTCGAGGTCCAGACCGCCGTCGGCGTCGAACGGCGTCACCATGGCGGTGAGCACCCTCCCGAACCTGGCCATCGCACAGCCTCCAAGGTCAGTGTCCACCCACGGAACCGGCGGAACGCCCCGACAACGGTAGTGGAGAGCCGGCCGCTGGCGACGCTGGGACTCCTCAGGCGGGCCCGCCGCGGTCCTGCACCGACCGGTTCAGCTCTGCCAGTTCCCAGTCGAGGGGGTCGGAGATGTCCTGTTCCCCGCTCTCGGCTCGGGCCCGTGACCGGGCGATTCGTCGCACCGCCAGCGGATACCCGATGAGGCCGATCAGGGTGAAGATGAGCCACTGACCCGCGTAGCTGAGGTGCGGGCCCTCGTTCAGCTCGGGGCGTTCGAGGACGAAGGGAAGTTCGCCGGTCTGGACCGGGGACTGGGACTCGATCTGGAGGTAGAGCATCCGCACGTCGGCGTCGATCTGCTGGTCGAGGCGGGCGAGGTCGGGCCGGGCGAGCGAGGAGAGGGCGCCTTCGGCCGGGTCGGCCTGGGCGAGGCGACCGGGCTCCACGCTGGTGCGCAGGAAGCCGACGGCGGTGACGGTTCCCGTCGGCGGGTCGACGTCGGGTCGGGGCTGGTCGGGATCGAACCCCAGCGGGATCCAGCCCCGGTTGACAGCGAGCGCCGTCCCGTCCTCGAGGATCAGCGGCGTGAGGACCCAGTAACCGGGAGCGCCACCGCGGGACCGGTTGCGGATCAGTACCTCTC encodes:
- a CDS encoding SURF1 family protein, translated to MYRFLLKPRWIASHVFVLAVLVTFVSLGFWQLNRLDERRDENATITARFDEPPVPATDVPLDETDEDLEFRIVEATGTYDRSGEVLIRNRSRGGAPGYWVLTPLILEDGTALAVNRGWIPLGFDPDQPRPDVDPPTGTVTAVGFLRTSVEPGRLAQADPAEGALSSLARPDLARLDQQIDADVRMLYLQIESQSPVQTGELPFVLERPELNEGPHLSYAGQWLIFTLIGLIGYPLAVRRIARSRARAESGEQDISDPLDWELAELNRSVQDRGGPA
- the dapA gene encoding 4-hydroxy-tetrahydrodipicolinate synthase, producing the protein MARFGRVLTAMVTPFDADGGLDLDGAAELAAWLVEHGSDGLVVAGTTGEAPTLTHAEQADLIATVVDAVDVPVIAGAGSNDTRAAIDLTKRAGEAGAEAILSVTPYYNRPSQKGLLAHFTAVAGATDLPVVLYDIPVRTGRKIETDTLIELAHTVDNIVALKDAAGDPAETARFAAHAPDGFEVYSGDDNLTLPLLAIGAVGVIGVATHWAGAEHQQMVSAFERGDVAEAARINRALLPSYRFETSPDAPNPIPTKAMMRVLGLPGGHCRPPMHDVPDGLEHHARDVLTGVEVGREFLGG